One Spiribacter halobius DNA segment encodes these proteins:
- a CDS encoding ArsR/SmtB family transcription factor translates to MTDRIEQSKALASDVRQSILRWLAEPARHFPHQSSGPPEEIGVCVTLLTEKLGMAQPTVSRHLELLRRAGFVRARKVGRWSYYQRDEAAVADYKDWLNDTL, encoded by the coding sequence ATGACCGACCGAATTGAGCAGTCCAAGGCGCTGGCCAGTGATGTCAGGCAGTCCATCCTGCGCTGGCTTGCCGAGCCCGCCAGGCATTTCCCGCATCAATCGAGTGGGCCGCCGGAGGAAATCGGGGTCTGTGTGACCTTGCTGACCGAGAAGCTCGGTATGGCGCAGCCGACCGTAAGCCGGCACCTGGAGCTGCTGCGCAGGGCGGGCTTTGTACGCGCCCGGAAGGTGGGGCGCTGGTCGTATTACCAACGCGACGAGGCGGCGGTCGCCGACTACAAGGACTGGCTGAATGACACACTTTGA
- a CDS encoding GNAT family N-acetyltransferase produces MQRVRPERPGDESAIAQVNEAAFGRPDEAQLVAALRAAASPFVSLVAEDADSALTGHILFSPVTVGDEERLSVVALAPMAVIPARQRSGVGTALVQHGLSACRAIGVGAIVVLGHADYYPRFGFAPASRFGLRCPYDAPDEAFMAIELIAGYLEGIEGTVAFHAAFADL; encoded by the coding sequence GTGCAACGAGTACGCCCGGAGAGGCCAGGCGACGAGTCGGCCATTGCGCAAGTCAATGAAGCAGCCTTCGGGCGCCCGGACGAGGCCCAACTGGTGGCGGCCCTGCGAGCTGCGGCATCTCCGTTTGTCTCGCTCGTTGCCGAAGACGCCGACTCGGCCCTTACTGGCCACATCCTCTTCTCGCCGGTAACGGTAGGCGACGAGGAGCGCCTCAGCGTGGTGGCCCTCGCGCCCATGGCGGTCATACCAGCACGGCAGCGCAGTGGCGTCGGCACGGCACTCGTTCAACATGGCCTATCCGCCTGCCGCGCCATTGGCGTCGGCGCGATCGTTGTACTCGGCCACGCGGATTACTACCCCCGCTTCGGATTTGCGCCCGCGAGCCGGTTCGGACTCCGTTGTCCGTACGACGCCCCTGACGAAGCCTTCATGGCGATTGAGCTGATCGCCGGCTACCTCGAAGGCATCGAGGGCACGGTGGCCTTCCATGCCGCGTTTGCAGACCTCTAG
- a CDS encoding 2-hydroxychromene-2-carboxylate isomerase encodes MSDRERARGSTTPTLEFWIDLASNYSYLSAMRIEALAARYGVPVIWKPFLLQPIFRELGWTTPLFVAQKEKGQYVWCDMARQCRKYGLRWKRPSEFPRNTLLATRVAVAGDKAGWVAPFCREIMTLNFGYDRPVDSAGVIATVLERLGVDAQEALRAATSPQNKEALREQTAQARARGVFGAPTFFVGPELFWGNDRLEDALETAIGAL; translated from the coding sequence ATGAGCGACAGGGAGCGGGCACGTGGGAGCACCACGCCGACGCTCGAATTCTGGATCGATCTTGCAAGCAACTACAGCTACCTGAGCGCGATGCGCATCGAAGCACTCGCGGCACGGTACGGTGTCCCCGTCATCTGGAAGCCGTTCCTGCTGCAGCCGATCTTCCGCGAGCTCGGCTGGACGACCCCGCTATTCGTCGCGCAAAAGGAGAAGGGACAATACGTCTGGTGCGACATGGCACGTCAGTGCCGCAAGTACGGTTTGCGCTGGAAGCGACCCAGCGAGTTCCCCCGGAACACCTTACTGGCGACACGAGTCGCTGTCGCAGGTGACAAGGCCGGTTGGGTTGCCCCGTTCTGCCGGGAAATCATGACCCTGAACTTCGGATATGACCGCCCGGTCGACTCCGCGGGCGTAATTGCGACCGTCCTCGAGAGGCTAGGTGTCGATGCGCAGGAAGCGCTTCGCGCCGCGACCTCCCCGCAGAACAAGGAGGCGCTTCGTGAGCAAACGGCGCAGGCCCGTGCACGCGGCGTTTTCGGCGCGCCCACCTTCTTTGTCGGACCCGAGCTCTTCTGGGGCAACGACCGGCTTGAGGATGCCCTCGAGACCGCCATCGGGGCCCTGTAA
- a CDS encoding LysR substrate-binding domain-containing protein: MNEIDDKHASDTMSPDHRGQLPPFPALRAFHAAARTRHFGRAADLLHLTQSAVSHQVRQLEEYLGTRLFERGSRGVTLTDAGRRYFAAVDPAIERIREATRELRGPAGTRRVSLTTLPSVVAMWLIPNWRGFEEACPGIELQFLTTTRVVDLRGERVDLAMRYGAGHWPDVDAELLFQERLLPVARPGDIAEEARSDPQAVLEGQRLIVNDTDDDEWRRWAEANALPAPNLEGALHFADSHHVLQAVQNGLGLGMGRRPLVDGHLRAEVLEAAFPGAEAPSDGCYLCHAGGRVLPEPVARVQAWLHHLAVSSADEGSGTGDR; the protein is encoded by the coding sequence ATGAATGAAATTGATGACAAACACGCCTCCGACACTATGTCGCCAGACCATCGCGGACAGCTGCCGCCCTTTCCGGCGCTGAGGGCCTTTCATGCCGCCGCGCGCACGCGCCACTTCGGCCGTGCGGCTGATCTGTTGCACCTCACCCAGTCGGCCGTAAGTCATCAGGTGCGCCAGCTCGAGGAGTACCTCGGCACACGGCTGTTCGAGCGCGGCAGCCGCGGCGTCACTCTCACCGACGCCGGGCGTCGCTACTTCGCGGCCGTGGATCCAGCCATTGAGCGAATTCGGGAAGCGACTCGAGAGTTGCGCGGGCCCGCGGGCACTCGGCGGGTGTCGCTGACCACGCTACCGAGCGTCGTCGCGATGTGGCTGATCCCAAACTGGCGCGGGTTCGAGGAGGCCTGCCCGGGCATCGAGCTCCAGTTCCTCACTACCACGCGCGTGGTGGACTTGCGGGGCGAGCGGGTGGACCTCGCCATGCGCTACGGCGCTGGTCACTGGCCTGACGTGGACGCCGAGCTGCTCTTCCAGGAGCGCCTGCTACCCGTGGCGCGCCCAGGGGACATCGCGGAGGAGGCGAGATCGGATCCGCAAGCCGTCCTGGAGGGTCAGCGCCTGATCGTGAACGACACCGATGACGACGAATGGCGGCGCTGGGCGGAGGCGAACGCGTTGCCCGCGCCGAATCTCGAAGGCGCCCTGCACTTCGCGGACAGCCATCATGTGCTGCAGGCGGTGCAGAACGGGCTTGGCCTCGGCATGGGTCGCAGGCCACTGGTGGACGGCCATCTACGGGCTGAGGTTCTCGAGGCGGCGTTTCCGGGCGCCGAGGCCCCATCGGATGGCTGCTACCTGTGCCACGCGGGAGGCCGCGTGCTCCCCGAACCGGTCGCGCGGGTGCAGGCGTGGCTACATCACCTGGCCGTGTCCTCGGCGGATGAGGGGTCGGGTACCGGCGATCGGTAG
- a CDS encoding helix-turn-helix transcriptional regulator, producing the protein MARVLNDELHVRGPAERPFVPPADRRARRAWQLLTSRPYRELSLEAIAAEVGASPRTLNRVFTREFGMSVATARQHLRMRSAKACMETGDSVQATARRLGYRDTGSFIDAFRRAFGLTPGSYREIFREGQLQASLAPVVETKNGGVSPLPESVRAAARPLRRARQQDEAPGSPEVRDPG; encoded by the coding sequence ATGGCGCGTGTGCTCAACGATGAGCTCCACGTGCGAGGACCGGCAGAGCGCCCCTTTGTGCCGCCCGCCGACCGCAGGGCGCGGCGTGCGTGGCAGCTTCTCACCAGCCGGCCTTACCGGGAGCTCTCCCTTGAGGCAATCGCCGCCGAGGTCGGCGCCAGCCCCCGCACCCTCAATCGCGTCTTCACCCGCGAGTTCGGCATGAGCGTCGCCACAGCGCGTCAGCACCTTCGCATGCGCAGCGCAAAGGCGTGCATGGAAACTGGTGATAGCGTTCAGGCTACCGCAAGGAGGCTTGGCTACAGGGACACGGGCAGTTTTATCGACGCGTTCAGGCGCGCCTTCGGACTGACCCCCGGTTCGTACCGAGAGATTTTCCGCGAGGGCCAACTGCAAGCCAGTCTGGCCCCGGTGGTGGAGACCAAAAACGGTGGGGTCAGCCCACTCCCGGAGTCCGTCCGCGCCGCCGCGCGCCCGCTTCGGCGTGCTCGCCAACAAGACGAAGCTCCTGGATCGCCAGAGGTGCGAGACCCAGGGTGA
- a CDS encoding helix-turn-helix domain-containing protein, with translation MPATALPGVFSALRSALKARRVTYAELARRLGVSEPSIKRLFQQQDCKLSRLAAICEAIDLPLETLIEAADQPARPSEPLPLAAERALARNAELFHFLLLLLDRFTPGQIGRTFGLSQASVDLYLRDLERLGIIERDVGERFRFLVPLPVAWRWSGPLGPELKRINQDFIGWVVDRQSEPGVEFLSLTRRMRPETASALQLEANALSERLRQAAHRDQLLCDDSELRAVKLTLGLAPLAIQELRLVGEHAEAGARRRGRTPGVG, from the coding sequence ATGCCTGCAACCGCGCTGCCCGGCGTTTTCAGCGCCCTGCGCTCAGCCCTGAAGGCGCGCCGTGTCACCTACGCGGAGCTCGCACGCCGCCTTGGCGTCTCGGAGCCGAGCATCAAGCGGCTCTTCCAGCAGCAGGATTGCAAGCTGAGCCGCCTCGCGGCGATCTGCGAGGCCATCGATCTGCCGCTGGAGACCCTGATCGAGGCGGCGGACCAGCCGGCGCGACCAAGCGAGCCGCTGCCCTTGGCGGCCGAACGCGCACTCGCTCGCAACGCGGAGCTCTTCCACTTCCTGCTTCTGCTGCTGGACCGCTTCACGCCAGGCCAGATCGGGCGGACGTTCGGGCTGAGCCAGGCAAGCGTCGATCTCTACCTGCGTGACCTGGAGCGCCTCGGCATCATCGAGCGGGATGTCGGTGAGCGCTTTCGCTTCCTCGTTCCACTGCCGGTCGCCTGGCGCTGGAGCGGGCCGCTCGGCCCTGAGCTCAAGCGCATCAACCAGGACTTCATCGGCTGGGTCGTCGACCGGCAAAGCGAGCCGGGCGTGGAATTCCTGAGCCTCACACGGCGGATGCGGCCCGAGACTGCCAGCGCGCTGCAGCTCGAGGCGAACGCCCTCTCGGAGCGCCTGCGCCAGGCCGCCCATCGCGACCAGCTCCTCTGTGATGACTCCGAGTTGAGGGCGGTGAAGCTCACCCTGGGTCTCGCACCTCTGGCGATCCAGGAGCTTCGTCTTGTTGGCGAGCACGCCGAAGCGGGCGCGCGGCGGCGCGGACGGACTCCGGGAGTGGGCTGA
- a CDS encoding PQQ-binding-like beta-propeller repeat protein, producing the protein MKTSALVSAATAATLTLLAAPAHADGLEHLWTTTGFAEPESVVHDTEHDRLIVSNIDGHPGEADGQGFLSLLRLDGAMLERQWVTGLDAPKGMAIHGDRLYVSDLTELHVIDLTTGTIERTYAPSGAQFLNDVTAAADGRIFVSDMMSHTVYELDGDALEPWLAGDPLAHPNGVLAAGETLYVGNWGEGLRSDFTTEVAGGVLALNVDTGERLPLSFPQGRGNIDGLVMLPDYLVASDWVRGTLMVLPLDGTTPEVHELAPGVADIGHANDVLLVPQMQAGEVAAYRVASTNSR; encoded by the coding sequence ATGAAGACGTCTGCCCTCGTTTCCGCGGCCACGGCCGCGACCCTGACCCTGCTTGCTGCGCCGGCCCATGCCGATGGGCTCGAGCACCTCTGGACGACCACGGGCTTCGCGGAGCCCGAATCCGTGGTCCACGACACCGAGCATGACCGCCTGATCGTGAGCAACATCGACGGCCACCCCGGCGAGGCGGATGGCCAGGGTTTCCTCTCACTACTGCGCCTCGACGGCGCCATGCTGGAGCGGCAATGGGTGACCGGGCTCGATGCGCCGAAAGGCATGGCAATCCACGGGGATCGTCTCTACGTGAGCGACCTTACCGAGCTGCACGTGATTGATCTGACAACGGGCACCATCGAGCGCACTTATGCGCCGTCAGGGGCCCAGTTTCTGAATGACGTGACGGCGGCCGCCGACGGGCGGATCTTCGTCTCGGACATGATGAGCCACACCGTCTACGAGCTCGACGGGGATGCGCTCGAGCCCTGGCTCGCAGGTGACCCCCTGGCCCATCCGAACGGCGTACTCGCCGCTGGGGAGACCCTCTATGTTGGCAACTGGGGCGAGGGACTGCGCTCGGACTTCACCACCGAGGTCGCAGGCGGTGTGCTTGCGCTCAATGTCGACACCGGCGAGAGGCTCCCACTTTCGTTCCCGCAAGGACGCGGCAACATTGACGGTCTGGTGATGCTCCCTGACTACCTCGTTGCGAGCGACTGGGTGCGCGGAACGCTCATGGTGCTGCCCCTCGACGGCACAACCCCCGAGGTGCACGAGCTCGCTCCAGGGGTGGCCGACATTGGGCATGCGAACGACGTCCTGCTGGTTCCGCAGATGCAGGCCGGGGAAGTCGCTGCGTACCGTGTGGCGTCGACAAACTCGCGGTAA
- a CDS encoding LysR substrate-binding domain-containing protein, protein MSRRLPPLNALRLFEAAARLESFKNAAEELAVTPSAVSHGIQSLEDWLGVPLFLRTSRGLVLSDAGREYYPRVAHSLEVLASGADGLRTRGGAKRLRVTVAPTFAKLWLFPRLSEFLDQHPGLDLVVDTQPQRRELDSEAVDVAVRMGRGGWQGVHAQQLFNEVLVPVGAPRVVDRARESGGLDGETLISVSRAREEWASWARGAGRPYPEARRHIEVDSVDLALQAARAGAGIAMGRRPLINGDLERGTLVIAAGPPVTGQTAYWVVVSDTRSSDEAVEAFRGWLLRTATASSEH, encoded by the coding sequence GTGAGCCGACGCCTGCCGCCGCTGAACGCGCTGAGACTCTTCGAGGCTGCCGCGCGCCTGGAGAGCTTCAAGAACGCCGCCGAGGAGCTTGCGGTTACGCCGAGTGCGGTTAGCCACGGCATCCAGAGCCTCGAGGACTGGCTCGGTGTCCCACTGTTTCTTCGCACAAGCCGGGGTCTCGTGCTCTCGGACGCCGGGCGCGAGTACTACCCCCGCGTCGCCCACTCGCTCGAGGTGCTCGCGAGCGGAGCAGACGGGCTTCGTACGCGTGGCGGGGCGAAGCGCCTTCGCGTCACCGTAGCGCCCACGTTCGCGAAGCTTTGGCTCTTCCCGCGGTTGAGCGAGTTTCTCGACCAGCACCCCGGACTCGACCTCGTTGTCGATACGCAGCCGCAACGCCGGGAGCTCGACTCCGAGGCCGTGGATGTCGCCGTGCGCATGGGGCGCGGTGGTTGGCAGGGTGTGCACGCGCAGCAGCTGTTCAACGAGGTGCTGGTGCCGGTCGGCGCCCCGAGGGTGGTGGACCGCGCGCGAGAGTCCGGCGGCCTCGACGGGGAGACGTTGATCTCCGTAAGCCGAGCCCGCGAGGAGTGGGCGTCCTGGGCGAGAGGTGCGGGGCGCCCTTATCCCGAGGCGCGGCGCCATATCGAGGTCGATAGCGTCGATCTGGCGCTGCAGGCCGCGCGCGCCGGCGCCGGCATCGCGATGGGTCGGCGCCCGCTAATCAACGGCGATCTCGAGCGAGGAACCCTCGTGATCGCTGCGGGCCCCCCGGTGACCGGACAAACGGCCTACTGGGTGGTCGTCTCCGATACGCGCTCGAGCGACGAGGCCGTTGAGGCCTTCCGCGGGTGGTTGCTACGCACGGCCACTGCCTCTTCGGAGCACTGA
- a CDS encoding crotonase/enoyl-CoA hydratase family protein, with translation MTEILLCERRDEIAILTLNRPERLNALSYALIDALMATLGELEGDDTVRGIVITGAGDRAFSAGADISEFQHSVRAGPGAAVREFCRRGQEFTRRLESYPKPIVAAINGLAYGGGCEISEAMAYTIAAEDALLCKSEIRLGLIPDFGGTQRLPRLVGRKHALDMVLTGDPITAQRAAEIGLVNRVVPKSRVLEEAIGWLRRVTRHSALAVEAALTAVNRGVNVSIDEGLAIESAQFARLVPTHDLAEGIAAFLEKREPEFIGQ, from the coding sequence ATGACCGAGATCCTGCTTTGCGAGCGCCGGGATGAGATCGCGATTCTCACCCTCAATCGCCCGGAACGACTGAACGCGCTCAGCTACGCGCTCATCGACGCATTAATGGCCACACTCGGCGAGCTCGAAGGCGACGACACCGTGCGCGGCATCGTGATCACGGGCGCCGGCGACCGGGCATTCAGCGCGGGGGCGGACATCAGCGAGTTCCAGCACAGCGTCCGCGCCGGCCCGGGCGCTGCCGTCCGGGAGTTCTGCCGCCGCGGCCAGGAGTTCACGCGCCGCCTCGAGAGCTACCCCAAGCCCATCGTCGCCGCGATCAACGGGCTCGCCTACGGCGGCGGCTGCGAGATCAGCGAGGCCATGGCCTACACCATCGCCGCCGAAGACGCGCTGCTGTGCAAGTCGGAGATCCGTCTGGGCCTGATCCCGGACTTCGGCGGAACACAACGCCTGCCCCGCCTGGTCGGCCGCAAGCACGCACTCGACATGGTGCTCACCGGTGATCCCATTACCGCACAGCGGGCTGCCGAGATCGGCCTCGTGAACCGGGTGGTGCCAAAGAGCCGGGTTCTCGAGGAGGCGATCGGTTGGCTGCGACGGGTCACACGCCACTCGGCCCTTGCCGTGGAGGCGGCACTCACGGCCGTCAACCGCGGTGTGAACGTCTCCATCGACGAGGGCCTGGCCATCGAAAGCGCCCAGTTCGCCCGCCTGGTGCCCACCCACGATCTCGCCGAGGGCATCGCCGCCTTCCTCGAGAAGCGGGAGCCCGAGTTCATCGGCCAGTGA